The genomic window GATCATGACGATGCTGATCAGCGCATGCACGGCCGACGCGACTGCCGAGCCGGACGCAACCGCACCGGGTGCCCTGGATCAGTTCTACGGGCAGGACGTCGAGTTCGGCGGCTGCGAGGATTTCGCACAGACAGAGGCCGCTTCGCAGTTCTTCGCGCAGGAGACCCTCGAGTGCACTCACCTCGCCGTGCCGATGGACTATTCCTCCCCGTCTGAGGAACGCATGCAGATCGGCGTGCTGCGGGTTCCCGCACAGGGAAGCCCCGAGGAACGGATCGGGTCGCTCATCATCAACCCGGGCGGGCCCGGGGAATCGGGGATGCTCATTGCGGCCGCCCTCAGCCTCAGGCTCGCGGGATCTCCGGTGCTGCAGCGGTTCGATCTGGTCGGCGTCGACCCCCGAGGCGTGGGCGCCTCCACGCCGTCGATCCGGTGCTTCACCGATGCCGAACGCGACGCCGGCGCGGCCAAGACGACCCTGGTCGGAGCGTCCGGCGCGTGGACGGCGGAAGACACCGCCGCTCTCGTCGACAGGTGCGCGCAAGCGTCCGGAGGAGAGAAGGTCCTGGCCGCCGTAGGCACGCGGGATGCCGCCCGCGATCTCGATGTGGTGCGCGCCGTGCTCGGCGACGAAAAGCTCACCTTCTTCGGCATGAGCTATGGAACCCGCCTGGGTGCCATCTATGCCGAGCAGTTTCCGGACAAGGTCCGCGCCATGGTGCTCGACGGCGGTGTCGATCCGCGTGCGGACGGCGCTGGCCAGCGGATGGCGACCCTGTCCGGGTTGCAGCGATCCTTCGAGCAGCTTGCCGCCTACTGCGCGGACACTCCCGATTGTCCGCTCGGCACGGACCCGGGCCAGGCCACGGGCGTGTTCCAGCAGCTGGTCCAGCCCCTTGCGGATGAGCCCGTGCCGGCGGGCGACGGCCGAACGGCCGACTTCGATCAGGTCATCGGCGGAGTCGGCGCCAGCCTCTACACCCAAGAGGGCTGGGACGCAGCCATCGCGGGCATCGCGCAGTTGAAGAACGAAGGCCGCGCGGATCAGCTGCTCGCCCTCAACGATCTGTACACCGGTCGCGGGACCGACGGGGTCTGGTCGACCTTGCTCGACGCGAACTTCGCGATCAACTGCATGGACGAGGAGCGTCGCACCCCGGAGGCGGAGGAGGTGCTGCGTGCTCAGGTCGCTCGGACCAGTCCGTGGCTGGACTCCGGCGAGGATTTCGTCGGCAGCACACGCCACGCATGCGAGGCCTGGCCCGCCGATCCCACCCTCGGATTCCCCTACGCCCAGGACATCTCGGGGCTGCCCGACACGCTTGTCATCTCCATCACCGGGGACCCCAGCACTCCGCACGAAGGTGGCATCAGCCTCGCCGAGTCTCTGGGGGCGGCTCTGCTGACCGTCGAAGGCGAACGGCACACGATCGCACTGCAG from Microbacterium sp. zg-Y625 includes these protein-coding regions:
- a CDS encoding alpha/beta hydrolase, translated to MAAVGIMTMLISACTADATAEPDATAPGALDQFYGQDVEFGGCEDFAQTEAASQFFAQETLECTHLAVPMDYSSPSEERMQIGVLRVPAQGSPEERIGSLIINPGGPGESGMLIAAALSLRLAGSPVLQRFDLVGVDPRGVGASTPSIRCFTDAERDAGAAKTTLVGASGAWTAEDTAALVDRCAQASGGEKVLAAVGTRDAARDLDVVRAVLGDEKLTFFGMSYGTRLGAIYAEQFPDKVRAMVLDGGVDPRADGAGQRMATLSGLQRSFEQLAAYCADTPDCPLGTDPGQATGVFQQLVQPLADEPVPAGDGRTADFDQVIGGVGASLYTQEGWDAAIAGIAQLKNEGRADQLLALNDLYTGRGTDGVWSTLLDANFAINCMDEERRTPEAEEVLRAQVARTSPWLDSGEDFVGSTRHACEAWPADPTLGFPYAQDISGLPDTLVISITGDPSTPHEGGISLAESLGAALLTVEGERHTIALQGISPCVDQAVADYLIDLALPPADARCTL